One window from the genome of Chiloscyllium plagiosum isolate BGI_BamShark_2017 chromosome 31, ASM401019v2, whole genome shotgun sequence encodes:
- the LOC122565364 gene encoding cold-inducible RNA-binding protein-like isoform X2 yields MSDEGKLFVGGLNFDTNEQSLESVFSKYGQISEVIVIKDRETQRSRGFGFVTFENPDDAKDAMLAMNGKSVDGRQIRVDQAGKSSGERSRGYRGGSASSRGFFRGGSGRRARGFSRGGGDRGYMARYDSRSGYSGSRDYYNRDSQGSYGGGGSYRDSYDS; encoded by the exons ATGTCTGACGAAGGAAAGCTTTTTGTGGGTGGTCTTAACTTTGACACGAACGAACAGTCCCTGGAATCCGTCTTCTCCAAATATGGGCAGATCTCCGAAG TTATTGTAATTAAGGACCGCGAGACACAGAGGTCAAGAGGGTTTGGTTTCGTCACCTTTGAAAATCCTGATGATGCAAAGGATGCTATGTTAGCTATGAATGGAAAG TCTGTTGATGGGCGTCAGATTAGGGTAGATCAAGCTGGAAAATCCTCTGGAGAACGGTCCAGAGGCTACAGGGGTGGAAGTGCAAGTAGTCGTGGATTTTTCCGTGGAGGATCTGGGCGTAGAGCCCGTGGGTTTTCTAGAG GTGGAGGAGATAGAGGGTACATGGCACGATATGATTCAAGAAGTGGTTATTCTGGGTCAAGAGACTACTATAACAGAGATAG TCAAGGGAGCTATGGCGGCGGTGGTTCCTACAGGGATAGTTATGACAGTTAA
- the LOC122565364 gene encoding cold-inducible RNA-binding protein-like isoform X4 has product MSDEGKLFVGGLNFDTNEQSLESVFSKYGQISEVIVIKDRETQRSRGFGFVTFENPDDAKDAMLAMNGKSVDGRQIRVDQAGKSSGERSRGYRGGSASSRGFFRGGSGRRARGFSRGGGDRGYMARYDSRSGYSGSRDYYNRDR; this is encoded by the exons ATGTCTGACGAAGGAAAGCTTTTTGTGGGTGGTCTTAACTTTGACACGAACGAACAGTCCCTGGAATCCGTCTTCTCCAAATATGGGCAGATCTCCGAAG TTATTGTAATTAAGGACCGCGAGACACAGAGGTCAAGAGGGTTTGGTTTCGTCACCTTTGAAAATCCTGATGATGCAAAGGATGCTATGTTAGCTATGAATGGAAAG TCTGTTGATGGGCGTCAGATTAGGGTAGATCAAGCTGGAAAATCCTCTGGAGAACGGTCCAGAGGCTACAGGGGTGGAAGTGCAAGTAGTCGTGGATTTTTCCGTGGAGGATCTGGGCGTAGAGCCCGTGGGTTTTCTAGAG GTGGAGGAGATAGAGGGTACATGGCACGATATGATTCAAGAAGTGGTTATTCTGGGTCAAGAGACTACTATAACAGAGATAGGTGA
- the LOC122565364 gene encoding cold-inducible RNA-binding protein-like isoform X1, translating to MSDEGKLFVGGLNFDTNEQSLESVFSKYGQISEVIVIKDRETQRSRGFGFVTFENPDDAKDAMLAMNGKSVDGRQIRVDQAGKSSGERSRGYRGGSASSRGFFRGGSGRRARGFSRGGGDRGYMARYDSRSGYSGSRDYYNRDRSQGSYGGGGSYRDSYDS from the exons ATGTCTGACGAAGGAAAGCTTTTTGTGGGTGGTCTTAACTTTGACACGAACGAACAGTCCCTGGAATCCGTCTTCTCCAAATATGGGCAGATCTCCGAAG TTATTGTAATTAAGGACCGCGAGACACAGAGGTCAAGAGGGTTTGGTTTCGTCACCTTTGAAAATCCTGATGATGCAAAGGATGCTATGTTAGCTATGAATGGAAAG TCTGTTGATGGGCGTCAGATTAGGGTAGATCAAGCTGGAAAATCCTCTGGAGAACGGTCCAGAGGCTACAGGGGTGGAAGTGCAAGTAGTCGTGGATTTTTCCGTGGAGGATCTGGGCGTAGAGCCCGTGGGTTTTCTAGAG GTGGAGGAGATAGAGGGTACATGGCACGATATGATTCAAGAAGTGGTTATTCTGGGTCAAGAGACTACTATAACAGAGATAG GAGTCAAGGGAGCTATGGCGGCGGTGGTTCCTACAGGGATAGTTATGACAGTTAA
- the LOC122565364 gene encoding cold-inducible RNA-binding protein-like isoform X6 produces the protein MSDEGKLFVGGLNFDTNEQSLESVFSKYGQISEVIVIKDRETQRSRGFGFVTFENPDDAKDAMLAMNGKSVDGRQIRVDQAGKSSGERSRGYRGGSASSRGFFRGGSGRRARGFSRGVKGAMAAVVPTGIVMTVKNESA, from the exons ATGTCTGACGAAGGAAAGCTTTTTGTGGGTGGTCTTAACTTTGACACGAACGAACAGTCCCTGGAATCCGTCTTCTCCAAATATGGGCAGATCTCCGAAG TTATTGTAATTAAGGACCGCGAGACACAGAGGTCAAGAGGGTTTGGTTTCGTCACCTTTGAAAATCCTGATGATGCAAAGGATGCTATGTTAGCTATGAATGGAAAG TCTGTTGATGGGCGTCAGATTAGGGTAGATCAAGCTGGAAAATCCTCTGGAGAACGGTCCAGAGGCTACAGGGGTGGAAGTGCAAGTAGTCGTGGATTTTTCCGTGGAGGATCTGGGCGTAGAGCCCGTGGGTTTTCTAGAG GAGTCAAGGGAGCTATGGCGGCGGTGGTTCCTACAGGGATAGTTATGACAGTTAAG
- the LOC122565364 gene encoding cold-inducible RNA-binding protein-like isoform X3 has product MSDEGKLFVGGLNFDTNEQSLESVFSKYGQISEVIVIKDRETQRSRGFGFVTFENPDDAKDAMLAMNGKSVDGRQIRVDQAGKSSGERSRGYRGGSASSRGFFRGGSGRRARGFSRGGGDRGYMARYDSRSGYSGSRDYYNRDRMNLRDFK; this is encoded by the exons ATGTCTGACGAAGGAAAGCTTTTTGTGGGTGGTCTTAACTTTGACACGAACGAACAGTCCCTGGAATCCGTCTTCTCCAAATATGGGCAGATCTCCGAAG TTATTGTAATTAAGGACCGCGAGACACAGAGGTCAAGAGGGTTTGGTTTCGTCACCTTTGAAAATCCTGATGATGCAAAGGATGCTATGTTAGCTATGAATGGAAAG TCTGTTGATGGGCGTCAGATTAGGGTAGATCAAGCTGGAAAATCCTCTGGAGAACGGTCCAGAGGCTACAGGGGTGGAAGTGCAAGTAGTCGTGGATTTTTCCGTGGAGGATCTGGGCGTAGAGCCCGTGGGTTTTCTAGAG GTGGAGGAGATAGAGGGTACATGGCACGATATGATTCAAGAAGTGGTTATTCTGGGTCAAGAGACTACTATAACAGAGATAG
- the LOC122565364 gene encoding cold-inducible RNA-binding protein-like isoform X5 — protein sequence MSDEGKLFVGGLNFDTNEQSLESVFSKYGQISEVIVIKDRETQRSRGFGFVTFENPDDAKDAMLAMNGKSVDGRQIRVDQAGKSSGERSRGYRGGSASSRGFFRGGSGRRARGFSRGVKGAMAAVVPTGIVMTVKLHTTNK from the exons ATGTCTGACGAAGGAAAGCTTTTTGTGGGTGGTCTTAACTTTGACACGAACGAACAGTCCCTGGAATCCGTCTTCTCCAAATATGGGCAGATCTCCGAAG TTATTGTAATTAAGGACCGCGAGACACAGAGGTCAAGAGGGTTTGGTTTCGTCACCTTTGAAAATCCTGATGATGCAAAGGATGCTATGTTAGCTATGAATGGAAAG TCTGTTGATGGGCGTCAGATTAGGGTAGATCAAGCTGGAAAATCCTCTGGAGAACGGTCCAGAGGCTACAGGGGTGGAAGTGCAAGTAGTCGTGGATTTTTCCGTGGAGGATCTGGGCGTAGAGCCCGTGGGTTTTCTAGAG GAGTCAAGGGAGCTATGGCGGCGGTGGTTCCTACAGGGATAGTTATGACAGTTAAG CTACACACAACGAATAAATAA